Within the Hyalangium gracile genome, the region CGTCTGCACCTCCACGTTCTGCCCGCGCAGCAGCTCCTTGAGCTGGGAGACTCCGGGGCGCGGCGTCTGCCCTGGCGCCGCCCGATCATCGCTGCGCTCGCCATGGCCCTCGGTGAGGTAGATGACGCGACGCGGCCGGGCCACCGTGAGCATCCGCTTCTGGACCTCCTGATCCAGCCGCGCCAGCTGCCCGCGCGCCCGCTCGATGTCCAGGCCCGCCGTGTACACCTCTCGCTGCTCGCCGCGAGACAGGACGACGACGCCGTTGGTGGTGACGCCCAGCGTCCGTGCCCGGGCCGGCTCCACGGCCTGGTCCAGCTGCTCCACCTGGAGCTGCGGGGACTCCTGGCCCAGCTCGCGGAAGTACTGCGCCACCGCCTCGCCCACCTCGTTGGCCGGCGGGAAGAAGAGCGTCACCTGCAGCGGCTCGGTCAGGCCCTGGACGATCTTCCGGGTGGACTCGCCCGGCCTCGCGGTGCGGAAGTAGGACAGGTCCCACGACTCGTCCCGCTGCGTGGCCACGTACATGATCGAGAAGGAGAAGATGAGCACGAAGGCCGTCCCCAGGCCGGAGAACAGCGCCCCGCGCGCCCGATCCGTCTCCATCACCGGCGCGCGCACCATGGCCGCGGCCGACGCCTCCAGCAGCGCCAGCGGCACCAGCGACAGCACGAGCAGCGCCGGGAAGAGCACCTGGAACGTCACCGCCAGCTTCGGCGAGGACTGCGACAGCGGGGTGTCCAGCAGCCGCGCCCCCAGCTCCGACTGGGCGGTGAACAGCAGCAGGCCCACGAAGCCCACCACGTAGCAGGCCAGCACCCAGCGCCACAGCACGCGGCGCTCGGCGGTGGCCTGGGCCATCTTCAAGCCACCCCAGGCGATGATGCCCAGCAGCAGCACGGTGCGCACAGCCACGGTGACGGTGAGCGCGGTGCCCGCGCCGGCGATGCGCTCGGCGATGAGGCCCACCACCACCACCACCGCGAAGGCGATGCTCAGGAAGAGACTGCTCGCACGGGAGTTCATCGCCACCTCCGCGCCTCGAGCACCCGGGTGGCACCGAACAGCGCCACGTAGGTGAGCACGAGGTAGTAGGCCACGTCTCGCACGTGCACCACGCCCGCCTGGAAGGGCGGGAAGTGCTGGTTCCACAGAGACATGGCACTGAACACGCCCGCCAGCGGCTGCTCGGTGATGCGCGCCAGCAGCCAGCAGAGGATGAGCGCCACCAGCATGACGGCGGTGAGGATGGCCGCCATCACCTGGTTGCGCGCCAGCGCCGAGCCGAACGTGCCCACCGCCAGCGACGCGCTCCCCAGCAGCAGCAGCCCCAGGTAGCCCGCGAAGATGTGCCCCGCGGACACCTTGCCGTGCACCGCGATCAGCAGCGGCATGTACAGGGTGCACACCAGGTACACCGCCAGGAACACCAGCCCCGCCAGGTACTTGCCCAGGACGATGTCCCTGTCCCTCAGCGGAGAGGAGTACAGCAGCGGCAGCGTGCCCGCCTGACGCTCCTCGGCCAGCAGGCGCATGGAGATGAACACCGAGGCGACGATGGTGAAGCCGCTCGAGTAGTAGAAGAAGTTGGACAGCACCGTCGCGGAGCGCTCGGCCGCCTTGCCCAGCGCGAACGCGTTGAAGAACAGCCCGTTCAACGCGAGGATCGCCGCGATGATGATGTAGCCGCTGAGCGTGCGCAGGTAGCCCGCCAGCTCGCGGCGTGCGATCAGCAGCGCCTTCACGATGCCACCTCCGGGGCCCTGGCCCCACCGCCCGTCTGCGTCAGCCGCAGGAAGATGGACTCCAGCCGCTGCGCGCCTCTATCCAGTCGCAGCAGCTCCAGCCCCGCGCCCACCAGCGCCTGCGCCACCCTCGGCCGCATCTCCGGCGAGGCCTCCACGTGCAGCGAGAGCACCCCGCCGTCCTCGGAGGCGACGCTCACCGGGCCCACGCCCGCCAGCGCCTCCAGCGCCTTCGCCTTGTCCCCGCGCACCTCCACCTCGATGGAGCCGCCGCCCATCTTGCGCGCCAGCTCCTCCTCCGCGCCCTGCGCCACCAGCTGCCCGTTGTGGACGATGAGCAGCCTGTCACACGTCTCGCTGATCTCCGGGAGGATGTGGCTGGAGACGAGCACCGTGTGCGTGCCCTTCAGGCCGCGGATCAGCTCGCGCATGCCGCGGATCTGCGCCGGATCCAGCCCGCTGGTGGGCTCGTCCAGGATGAGGAAGGCGGGCCGGTGCACCAGCGCCTGCGCCACCCCCACACGCTGCCGGTAGCCGTGGCTGAGCGTGGAGATGAGCGCCCCGTCCATGTCCCGCAGGGCCGTCTTCTCCTCCGCCTCGGCCACCCGGGAGCGCGCCTCGTTGGGCGGCACCCCGCGCAGCTGGGCGACGAACGCGAGGTACTCCCCCACGGTCATCTCGTCATAGAGCGGCGGCGTGTCGGGCAAAAACCCGATGCGCTTGCGCACCTCGTGCGGATCGCGCACCGCGTCGTACCCGTCGATGACGACGCGCCCCGAGGTGGGCAGAAGCACACACCCCAGGATCTTCAACGTCGTCGACTTCCCGGCGCCGTTGAGGCCCAGGAAGCCAATCACCTCACCCTTGCTGATGGTGAAGGCGAGATCTCGAATCGCCACGTGCTCGCCGTAGTACTTGGTGAGCCCTTCGACCTGGATCATCGGGGACCTTCTGTGCCCTGCGAAAAAAGCGGGTCTTAATTCAAACAGCTGGGA harbors:
- a CDS encoding ABC transporter ATP-binding protein; protein product: MIQVEGLTKYYGEHVAIRDLAFTISKGEVIGFLGLNGAGKSTTLKILGCVLLPTSGRVVIDGYDAVRDPHEVRKRIGFLPDTPPLYDEMTVGEYLAFVAQLRGVPPNEARSRVAEAEEKTALRDMDGALISTLSHGYRQRVGVAQALVHRPAFLILDEPTSGLDPAQIRGMRELIRGLKGTHTVLVSSHILPEISETCDRLLIVHNGQLVAQGAEEELARKMGGGSIEVEVRGDKAKALEALAGVGPVSVASEDGGVLSLHVEASPEMRPRVAQALVGAGLELLRLDRGAQRLESIFLRLTQTGGGARAPEVAS
- a CDS encoding ABC transporter permease, whose translation is MKALLIARRELAGYLRTLSGYIIIAAILALNGLFFNAFALGKAAERSATVLSNFFYYSSGFTIVASVFISMRLLAEERQAGTLPLLYSSPLRDRDIVLGKYLAGLVFLAVYLVCTLYMPLLIAVHGKVSAGHIFAGYLGLLLLGSASLAVGTFGSALARNQVMAAILTAVMLVALILCWLLARITEQPLAGVFSAMSLWNQHFPPFQAGVVHVRDVAYYLVLTYVALFGATRVLEARRWR
- a CDS encoding DUF4350 domain-containing protein — protein: MNSRASSLFLSIAFAVVVVVGLIAERIAGAGTALTVTVAVRTVLLLGIIAWGGLKMAQATAERRVLWRWVLACYVVGFVGLLLFTAQSELGARLLDTPLSQSSPKLAVTFQVLFPALLVLSLVPLALLEASAAAMVRAPVMETDRARGALFSGLGTAFVLIFSFSIMYVATQRDESWDLSYFRTARPGESTRKIVQGLTEPLQVTLFFPPANEVGEAVAQYFRELGQESPQLQVEQLDQAVEPARARTLGVTTNGVVVLSRGEQREVYTAGLDIERARGQLARLDQEVQKRMLTVARPRRVIYLTEGHGERSDDRAAPGQTPRPGVSQLKELLRGQNVEVQTTSAAQGLGSEVPRDAAAVVIVGPTKEFLPEEVAALREYFNKGGRLWIALDPDGPSYDSLLEALGVKYLNTTLANDQVYFRATRQQSDRANLGTANYSSHPSISTLAQLGQQAPVAMLNAGAIEPRVPPPQGITHDVSIRSHEATFPDANHNFNGDQGEERNSWALVVAVQKKDTGGKDPGRAVVMGDSDALADGVLPNLGNAYLALDTLRWLTGEEAISGTVSTEEDVAIQHTREQDVIWFWATVLLAPAVVLGAGFFVTRRRGRRAPAVPEGGAR